One segment of Purpureocillium takamizusanense chromosome 7, complete sequence DNA contains the following:
- the alp4 gene encoding gamma tubulin complex Spc97/GCP2 subunit Alp4 (COG:Z~EggNog:ENOG503NWIP): protein MSSGTARASASRPNGFAEERERVRAAGVSGSGSGSGSFRSEQRRTTGPGTAPSPQPDGPFPGVAHKRTASGNPRPASRTAAGDERRYEERRVTERTYEARIERTRTTSPEKQQRRSGPAEKRMSDARRPKSSSEARPRESAVAEAAPQAPWNPEVTLLPHTTAPLAPRVSIPPLASAMPQALQPKPLADMSLELQEAAIVEDLLFVFMGFEGQYIRFAKGYDPHEERDRLSGPPFRIMPGLDPSLHDLTKSMLKMATYYSALEAFVDVLSRREFGAVNHALCASVRKFLHDYLIMIAQLETQFLTSDTFTVHILNIHTISTSHLMLQLYSLAQELLKKNALLDDESEEDDDSEDDYDKVLEKLNDNKDLLPGNMSTEKICKGGVVLGIVTKRLETMSGDPAARALLTSLLRDASRPYMKMLNEWLHQGSINDPHSEFLIKEQKSIRRERLEQDYTDEYWERRYTIRDRDVPPQLEAVKDKVLLAGKYLNVVRECGGVDVSKVVTDVPTSFDDSRFLENVNDAYAHANESLMQLLLTTHALPARLRSMKHYFFLDPSDYFSYFLELGASELRKPVKTVNTGKLQSLLDLVLRQPGSIVSLDPFKEDVKVTMNEITLTKALQRVVNITGIEQGEVPQAPASQPMESDKNATGFTSLELDYSVPFPVSLVISRKTVWRYKALFRYLLSLRHLESQLSATWQTQTRSVSWAHKGSNPALEIWKRRAWTLRARMLVFVQQLLYFCTAEVIEPNWTKFMARLDAKDGDADKKPMSRTVDELMQDHVGFLDTCLKECMLTNSKLLRIHSKLMQTCTVFAAYTNWLTRELEKSDPDLSGATKPSTMTADQWKLFQATKAAQRGGAAAASQQQQQDASFAADDAEARVNNLSEIIRKWEGNFSRHLQILLDALNHYAATETVVLLSLCARLSTANQGTEYAGLKPDDDG, encoded by the exons ATGTCCTCAGGAACAGCCAGAGCCTCGGCCAGCCGACCCAACGGCTTCGCCGAGGAGCGAGAGCGGGTACGTGCAGCTGGTGTaagtggcagcggcagcggcagcggcagcttcaGGAGCGAACAGCGCAGGACTACAGgccccggcacggcgccgtctcccCAGCCAGACGGGCCGTTTCCCGGCGTGGCGCATAAGAGGACTGCGTCGGGAAACCCGCGCCCGGcgagcaggacggcggcgggggacgAGCGGCGGTACGAGGAGCGGCGCGTCACGGAGAGGACATACGAGGCGCGCATCGagcgcacgcgcacgacgagcccggagaagcagcagcgaaGGAGCGGCCCCGCGGAAAAGAGAATGTCTGATGCCCGTCGGCCTAAGTCTTCGTCGGAGGCGAGGCCTAGGGagtcggccgtcgccgaggcggcgcctCAAG CCCCTTGGAACCCAGAAGTTACCCTCCTCCCACACACAACGGCGCCTCTCGCCCCGCGGGTGTCGATACCGCCCCTCGCATCCGCAATGCCGCAAGCACTCCAACCAAAGCCACTGGCCGACATGTCACTAGAGCTCCAGGAGGCAGCAATCGTCGAGGATCTGCTCTTCGTCTTCATGGGCTTCGAAGGCCAATACATTCGATTCGCCAAGGGCTATGATCCGCATGAGGAGCGCGATCGCCTCTCCGGCCCGCCTTTCCGTATCATGCCGGGGCTCGACCCAAGCTTGCACGACCTGACCAAGTCGATGCTCAAGATGGCGACGTACTACTCGGCTCTGGAGGCCTTTGTCGATGTCCTGAGCAGGAGGGAGTTTGGAGCCGTCAATCATGCCCTGTGTGCCTCGGTACGGAAGTTCTTGCACGACTATCTCATCATGATTGCGCAGCTTGAGACGCAATTCCTCACCAGTGACACGTTCACGGTTCACATACTCAACATCCACACCATTTCCACGAGCCACTTGATGCTCCAGCTATATTCCCTGGCGCAGGAGCTTCTCAAGAAGAACGCGCTGTTAGACGACGAAagcgaagaagacgacgacagcgaaGATGACTATGACAAGGTGCTTGAAAAGCTGAACGACAATAAAGACCTACTCCCCGGAAACATGAGTACTGAAAAAATATGCAAGGGCGGCGTGGTTCTAGGGATCGTGACGAAGAGACTTGAGACCATGTCTGGAGACCCTGCGGCAAGGGCTCTGCTCACGTCATTGTTGCGTGACGCGAGCCGCCCGTACATGAAGATGCTGAACGAGTGGCTGCATCAAGGGAGCATCAACGACCCGCACTCGGAGTTTCTCATCAAGGAGCAGAAGAGCATCCGGCGCGAGAGGCTAGAGCAAGACTACACTGACGAGTACTGGGAGAGGCGCTACACCATACGCGACCGCGACGTCCCGCCGCAACTCGAGGCTGTCAAGGACAAGGTCCTGCTGGCGGGCAAGTACCTCAACGTCGTCCGCGAGtgtggcggcgtcgacgtgagCAAGGTCGTGACCGACGTTCCGACCTCGTTCGACGACAGCAGGTTCTTGGAGAACGTCAACGACGCATACGCGCATGCCAACGAGTCGCTGATGCAGCTCCTTCTGACGACGCACGCTctgcccgcgcgcctgcgGTCCATGAAACACTACTTCTTTCTCGATCCCTCCGACTACTTCTCATACTTCCTCGAGCTGGGTGCCTCGGAGCTGCGCAAGCCGGTCAAGACTGTCAACACGGGCAAGCTGCAGTCCCTGCTGGATCTCGTCCTGCGCCAGCCCGGCAGCATTGTGTCCCTGGACCCGTTCAAGGAAGACGTCAAGGTGACGATGAACGAAATCACCCTGACCAAGGCACTGCAGCGAGTCGTCAACATCACTGGCatcgagcagggcgaggtgccccaggcgcccgccagccagcccatggAGAGCGACAAGAACGCCACCGGCTTCACctcgctcgagctcgactACTCCGTCCCCTTCCCAGTCTCCCTCGTCATCAGCCGCAAGACAGTCTGGCGATACAAGGCTCTCTTCCGGTACCTGCTCTCCCTGCGACACCTCGAGTCTCAGCTCTCTGCCACCTGGCAAACGCAGACGAGGAGCGTCAGCTGGGCGCACAAGGGATCCAACCCTGCGCTGGAGATTTGGAAGCGGCGCGCCTGGACGCTCCGGGCAAGGATGCTCGTCTttgtgcagcagctgctctATTTTTGCACCGCCGAGGTCATCGAGCCCAACTGGACCAAGTTCATGGCCCGTCTGGATgccaaggacggcgacgcggacaagAAGCCCATGTCGAGgaccgtcgacgagctgatgCAGGACCACGTCGGGTTTCTGGATACCTGTCTCAAGGAGTGTATGCTCACCAACAGCAAGCTCCTCAGG ATCCACTCCAAACTCATGCAGACGTgcaccgtcttcgccgcctaCACAAACTGGCTCACACGCGAGCTCGAAAAGTCGGACCCGGACCTCTCGGGCGCCACCAAGCCCAGCACCATGACGGCCGACCAGTGGAAGCTCTTCCAGGCCACCAAGGCCGCtcagcgtggcggcgccgctgccgcatcgcagcagcaacagcaagacgcctccttcgccgccgacgacgcagaggCCCGTGTCAACAACCTCTCCGAGATCATCCGCAAGTGGGAGGGCAACTTCAGCAGGCACCTCCAgatcctcctcgacgccctcaacCActacgccgccaccgagacCGTTGTCCTGCTGAGCCTGTGCGCGCGCCTCAGCACCGCCAACCAGGGGACCGAGTACGCGGGGCtcaagcccgacgacgacggataA
- the PUP2 gene encoding Proteasome endopeptidase complex (EggNog:ENOG503NWYW~COG:O~MEROPS:MER0047611): MFMARSEYDRGINTFSPEGRLFQVEYSLEAIKLGSTAIGVATSDGVVLGVEKRVTSTLLETSSVEKIVEIDRHIGCAMSGLQADARSMVEHARVECQSHAFNYNEPLGVESCTQAICDLALRFGEGAEGEETIMSRPFGVALLIAGFDEDGPQLFHAEPSGTFYRYDAKAIGSGSEGAQAELQNEYHKSLSITDAETLVLKTLKQVMEEKLDSKNVQLASVTKEKGFRIYTDEEMAAVVERLPAN, from the exons ATGTTCATGGCAAGATCCGAATACG ACCGAGGCATCAACACCTTCTCCCCCGAAGGCCGCCTCTTCCAGGTCGAGTACTccctcgaggccatcaagcTCGGCTCCACGgccatcggcgtcgccacctcggacggcgtcgtcctcggcgtcgagaagCGCGTCACCTCGACCCTCCTCGAGACGTCGTCGGTCGAGAAGATTGTCGAGATCGACCGCCACATCGGCTGCGCCATGTCCGGGCTCCAGGCCGATGCCCGCTCCATGGTCGagcacgcccgcgtcgagtGCCAGAGCCACGCCTTCAACTACAACGAgcccctcggcgtcgagagcTGCACCCAGGCCATCTGcgacctcgccctgcgcttcggcgagggcgccgagggcgaggagaccATCATGAGCCGTCCCTTtggcgtcgccctcctcatcgctggcttcgacgaggacggcccTCAGCTCTTTCATGCCGAGCCGAGCGGCACCTTCTACCGCTAcgacgccaaggccatcgGATCCGGCTCTGAGGGGGCCCAGGCCGAACTTCAGAACGAATACCACAAG TCTCTAAGCATCACCGATGCCGAAACGCTGGTTCTCAAGACGCTGAAGCAGGTcatggaggagaagctcgactCCAAGAACGTACAACTGGCTAGCGTCACCAAAGAAAAGGGCTTCAGGATATACACAGACGAGGAGATGGCTGCTGTCGTGGAGCGGCTGCCGGCCAATTGA